GGATTTTGCTCAGGGCTTTTAACCGGTACCGGTGCATATTTTGCAGGAAGGTTCATGGTTGTTGGGAAATCTCCATTAACAGGGGGGTGGGGCGATAGTAACTGTGGAGGGTTCTTTTCTGTAGAAATCAAACGCGCTGGATTTGATGCAATATTTGTTACTGGTAAATCAAAAAAGCCGGTGTACATCTTTATTAACGATGGCAAAATACTGATTAAAGATGCAAAGAAGTTATGGGGGAAAGATACTGTCGAAACTGAAGAGCTCATTAAAAAAGAACTCAAAGATGATAAAATTCAGGTTGCCTGCATAGGACCTTCTGGTGAGAAACTATCGCTTATATCCGGGATTGTGACTGATGGTGGTAGAATTGCAGCGCGTAGTGGGATGGGTGCTGTAATGGGTAGCAAAAACTTAAAAGCTATCGCCATTAAAGGAACAAACAAGATACCAGTTGCAAGACCTGATGTGTTAAAAGAAATTAATAGAAAATTTTTAAATAGCTTTAAATCAACAAGTCCAATTGATAAAGCTACTGTAAATATGATGAATTTCTTAAGCCAGATTATTGCGCGTACCCGAGTTTCAGTACCAACGCAACCCTCAACAGTACGCGAAATATTTAAACGCTATGGAACATGTGGCACAACAGTATACTCTGCATTCACAGGTGATACACCAATTAAAAACTGGGCTGGAGTTGGCTATCTGGATTTTCCGGGTGTTCATAAAATATCTGATGAAAATGTAGTGGCACATCAAAAGAAACGATATGCTTGCCAGTCATGCCCATTGGGATGTGGTGGAATAGTTGATATTAAAGAAGGAAGATTTAAGGGCACTTTAGGACATAAACCAGAATATGAAACATTGGGTTCATTTGGTGGCATGTTGTTATTAGATGATCTGAACACAATAATGGAAATAAATGAGCTATGTAATAGGGCAGGTATTGATACAATATCAGCGGGTGCTACTGTTGCGTTTGCTGTTGAATGTTATGAGCATGGTATATTGACAAAAAAGGACACGGGCGGGTTAGAATTAGGATGGAGCAGGGGCAGGGAAATCCTTGCATTAACTGAAATGATAATTCAGAGAAAAGGTTTAGGAAATATTTTGGCTGATGGCGTTATGCGTGCAGCTAAAAAGCTTGGCAAAGGGTCGGAGCAATATGCCATGCATGCTGGTGGGCAGGAGCTCCCCATGCACGATAGCAGGTTAGATGATGGATTTGCTATTACCTATTCATCTGAAGCAACACCTGGACGGCATACTATTGCATCAAATTTATACAATAGCTTATACAAAACAAAGAAACAATTTCCAAAAGTAAAAAAGATGTTACAAAAAGCAAGCGATGCCACAACAAGGCGCATTACTTTAACAGCAGCTTCAATATACTTT
Above is a genomic segment from Spirochaetota bacterium containing:
- a CDS encoding aldehyde ferredoxin oxidoreductase family protein — its product is MSGYMGQYCIINLSTGKSAIKKLDDSFYKKYLAGYGLGAAIISQLQKPKINPLSPESILGFCSGLLTGTGAYFAGRFMVVGKSPLTGGWGDSNCGGFFSVEIKRAGFDAIFVTGKSKKPVYIFINDGKILIKDAKKLWGKDTVETEELIKKELKDDKIQVACIGPSGEKLSLISGIVTDGGRIAARSGMGAVMGSKNLKAIAIKGTNKIPVARPDVLKEINRKFLNSFKSTSPIDKATVNMMNFLSQIIARTRVSVPTQPSTVREIFKRYGTCGTTVYSAFTGDTPIKNWAGVGYLDFPGVHKISDENVVAHQKKRYACQSCPLGCGGIVDIKEGRFKGTLGHKPEYETLGSFGGMLLLDDLNTIMEINELCNRAGIDTISAGATVAFAVECYEHGILTKKDTGGLELGWSRGREILALTEMIIQRKGLGNILADGVMRAAKKLGKGSEQYAMHAGGQELPMHDSRLDDGFAITYSSEATPGRHTIASNLYNSLYKTKKQFPKVKKMLQKASDATTRRITLTAASIYFANLFNGCGMCQFGFLSGSIPLVEYINAVTGWDLPADEYLTIGERILNVRKAFNVREGIYVKNTLIAPRAQGNPPLHEGPLKGVTIPLQELLNQFFTITGWDSTTGGPTESKLEELGIKELFSPDKK